In one Silene latifolia isolate original U9 population chromosome 10, ASM4854445v1, whole genome shotgun sequence genomic region, the following are encoded:
- the LOC141606975 gene encoding uncharacterized protein LOC141606975 — protein MSGLDVDMGTEVGRGEEERVEWCCWARPTDGMWKINVDAGVKEGMGVGLGTVCRDGDGRVAWAVSVQSSGICCVKSAEAEAILLGLKEAKRVGMQSIIIESDCLNVVADLKGRKKGRGDIFLIYDEIFSLVPFFVSVIFNYTRRVCNKLAHLVAHATPWSIGRRFWMDSLPQPFVNAADQDLINIC, from the coding sequence ATGTCGGGTTTGGATGTGGATATGGGGACCGAGGTGGGTAGGGGGGAGGAGGAGCGAGTCGAGTGGTGTTGTTGGGCTAGACCGACTGATGGTATGTGGAAGATAAATGTTGATGCAGGTGTGAAGGAGGGAATGGGTGTAGGATTGGGTACGGTCTGCCGAGATGGTGATGGGCGGGTGGCATGGGCTGTGTCAGTTCAAAGCTCGGGGATTTGTTGTGTGAAATCGGCTGAGGCGGAAGCTATTCTTCTTGGCTTGAAGGAGGCGAAGCGTGTTGGGATGCAGAGTATTATCATCGAGAGCGATTGCCTTAATGTGGTTGCTGATTTAAAGGGCAGGAAGAAGGGTCGTGGTGACATTTTCCTTATCTACGATGAGATCTTTAGTTTAGTTCCGTTTTTTGTTTCAGTTatttttaattatactcgtaggGTGTGTAATAAACTAGCTCATTTAGTGGCTCATGCTACGCCATGGTCCATAGGTAGAAGATTTTGGATGGATAGTTTGCCGCAACCTTTTGTGAATGCTGCAGATCAGGATTTGATTAATATATGTTAA
- the LOC141606976 gene encoding uncharacterized protein LOC141606976, with protein MPPKKSTNLSSEEIERIIAQNEAYKEAMKAMAQGKKEEVTHASISAAIAQHRPSKYDGSGEPEKLEEWLRDFDKLFQTVACPEAMMITQAVQYLGGRADRWWTNKQDILPLYHDGENGEAVFGWRSFRKAMRDEFFPEHRRSAKRAEFDKFKQGDDMTVDEYYAKFMELTNFCSDLGFTEEMLAVRFEDGLRADILKMMPAGAPTSVKDLFVKAGHAERYVEKTKEADKGKRKAESFNIDQGNQKRGSYSHSTLRTHYSDNNSSFGGGGRGRGSQGRSYNCKICGHNHPGKDCSGNLVACFGCGKLGHRAYECFNNPKNMGGRGQGSFGRIPTVSVRNVTPGSRSQSNWSGNYQKNFNRYQGGNNNNQRAASGTQGSASAKPTASASTVQEGIKNSGKLFAMGKQALEEDTQVVTGNFLVNSVSTYVLFDSGASHSFIASTHIPKLGLTTFVESVSDVTLPSGKSVKCSKTYTNVPLTIGGVNLTVDLI; from the coding sequence ATGCCACCAAAGAAAAGCACTAACTTGAGTTCAGAGGAAATTGAGCGCATCATTGCACAGAATGAGGCCTATAAGGAGGCTATGAAAGCTATGGCTCAGGGGAAGAAGGAAGAGGTAACACATGCTAGTATCAGTGCAGCAATAGCTCAACACCGTCCTAGTAAATATGACGGATCGGGTGAGCCAGAAAAATTGGAAGAGTGGCTGAGGGACTTTGACAAGTTATTTCAGACTGTAGCATGTCCTGAGGCGATGATGATTACCCAGGCTGTTCAGTACCTAGGTGGGAGAGCTGACAGATGGTGGACTAACAAACAGGATATTCTGCCTTTGTATCATGATGGTGAGAATGGGGAAGCTGTCTTCGGATGGCGAAGCTTTCGAAAAGCTATGAGAGATGAATTCTTTCCAGAGCATCGTAGGAGTGCTAAGAGGGCTGAGTTTGACAAGTTCAAACAAGGAGATGATATGACAGTGGATGAGTACTATGCTAAGTTTATGGAGTTAACAAACTtttgttccgatttggggttcaCTGAGGAGATGTTGGCTGTTCGCTTCGAGGATGGTTTAAGAGCTGACATCTTAAAGATGATGCCTGCTGGAGCTCCTACTTCTGTGAAAGATTTATTCGTCAAGGCTGGCCATGCTGAGAGGTACGTCGAGAAGACTAAGGAGGCTGATAAGGGGAAAAGAAAGGCTGAGTCCTTCAATATCGATCAGGGGAACCAGAAAAGAGGGAGTTATAGCCACTCTACACTAAGAACTCACTATTCAGACAATAATTCGAGTTTTGGTGGAGGTGGTAGAGGGCGCGGATCGCAGGGTCGAAGTTACAATTGCAAGATTTGCGGTCATAACCATCCTGGTAAAGATTGCTCAGGTAACTTAGTTGCTtgttttggttgtggaaaatTGGGACATCGAGCTTATGAGTGTTTCAACAACCCAAAGAATATGGGAGGTAGAGGTCAAGGGAGCTTTGGGCGTATACCGACAGTTAGCGTTAGGAATGTGACACCTGGTAGCCGCTCCCAGTCTAACTGGAGTGGCAACTATCAGAAGaatttcaatcggtatcaaggaggaaacaacaacaatcaaagaGCTGCCAGTGGTACTCAAGGGTCAGCCAGTGCTAAGCCGACTGCTTCGGCTAGTACAGTTCAGGAGGGCATCAAGAATTCCGGGAAGCTTTTCGCTATGGGAAAGCAAGCTCTGGAGGAGGATACTCAGGTGGTGACCGGTAATTTTCTTGTAAACTCCGTGTCAACTTACGTTTTATTTGACTCGGGGGCATCTCACTCATTTATAGCTAGCACCCACATACCTAAATTGGGATTGACCACTTTTGTCGAGTCTGTTAGTGATGTCACATTACCCTCGGGAAAGTCAGTTAAATGTTCAAAAACTTATACAAATGTGCCTTTAACCATCGGAGGAGTGAATTTAACTGTTGACTTAATATAG